One genomic region from Streptomyces sp. NBC_00582 encodes:
- a CDS encoding cyclic nucleotide-binding domain-containing protein, with the protein MTKATKLLTALPPPQRRRLMELAREVSFPEDARIFEAGGHADRFWVVRSGAVSLVQPVTSVQRVTVASLGAGDLLGWSWLFPPYRWDFGAEAFSPVRAYEFEAQPVLKLCEEDPALGVTLVRIVAEILAHRLEMTRNRLLEQYGTHRRRVL; encoded by the coding sequence ATGACCAAAGCGACCAAACTGCTGACCGCCCTCCCCCCGCCCCAGCGCCGGCGTCTGATGGAGCTGGCCCGGGAGGTCTCCTTCCCGGAGGACGCCCGGATCTTCGAGGCGGGCGGCCACGCCGACCGTTTCTGGGTCGTCCGCTCCGGCGCGGTCTCCCTCGTCCAGCCGGTGACCTCGGTGCAGCGCGTCACCGTCGCGAGCCTCGGCGCCGGTGATCTGCTCGGCTGGTCCTGGCTGTTCCCGCCGTACCGGTGGGACTTCGGCGCCGAGGCGTTCAGCCCGGTCCGCGCCTACGAGTTCGAGGCGCAGCCGGTGCTGAAGCTGTGCGAGGAGGACCCGGCGCTCGGGGTCACCCTCGTACGGATCGTGGCCGAGATCCTCGCCCACCGGCTGGAGATGACCCGCAACCGCCTGCTGGAGCAGTACGGGACCCACCGGCGCCGGGTGCTGTGA
- a CDS encoding MFS transporter encodes MDTSESSSTAPEAGTDDGPHPQEAARRGWRRWAMDTRPLRRPAYRRLWSSTIVTAVGSQLTAVAVPKQIYDITGSSAWVGYASLAGLVPMVLFALWGGAVADTMDRRRLLLITNTGIAVTSVLFWLQAVSGLDSVAVLMVLLAAQQAFFGLNAPARNASIARLVPAEELAAANALGSTVMQTGLVAGPLLAGALIPVIGLPELYLLDALALCVTLWAVVRLPALPPLATATAKRAGVREIAEGFRYIAGHKVLLLSFLADVVAMVFGMPRALFPQLAAETYASYSEGLALGLLFAAIPIGAVLGGLFSGTFSRARRHGWMVIGAVVAWGAAITGFGLSTSLWLAVLFLAVAGVADMVSMVFRGAILLSAATDEMRGRMQGVFTVVVAGGPRLADVLHGTAGAAFGPRAAVAGGGLLVVTVMLALAAAVPALRRYRV; translated from the coding sequence GTGGACACCAGCGAGAGCAGCAGCACCGCACCCGAGGCCGGTACCGACGACGGCCCGCATCCCCAGGAAGCGGCCCGGCGCGGCTGGCGCCGCTGGGCGATGGACACCCGCCCCCTGCGCCGCCCCGCCTACCGCCGGCTGTGGTCCTCGACCATCGTGACGGCCGTCGGCAGCCAGCTCACCGCCGTCGCCGTGCCCAAGCAGATCTACGACATCACCGGCTCCTCCGCCTGGGTCGGCTACGCCAGCCTCGCCGGGCTGGTGCCGATGGTGCTGTTCGCGCTGTGGGGCGGCGCCGTCGCCGACACCATGGACCGGCGCAGGCTGCTGCTGATCACCAACACCGGGATCGCCGTCACCTCGGTGCTGTTCTGGCTCCAGGCCGTCTCCGGCCTGGACTCGGTGGCCGTGCTGATGGTGCTGCTCGCCGCCCAGCAGGCGTTCTTCGGCCTCAACGCGCCCGCCCGCAACGCCTCGATCGCCCGGCTGGTCCCGGCGGAGGAACTCGCCGCCGCCAACGCCCTCGGCTCCACGGTCATGCAGACCGGACTGGTCGCGGGCCCGCTGCTCGCGGGCGCCCTGATCCCGGTGATCGGCCTGCCCGAGCTGTATCTGCTCGACGCCCTCGCCCTGTGCGTGACGCTGTGGGCGGTCGTCCGGCTGCCCGCGCTGCCGCCGCTCGCGACCGCCACGGCCAAGCGGGCCGGGGTGCGCGAGATCGCGGAGGGCTTCCGGTACATAGCCGGGCACAAGGTCCTGCTGCTGTCCTTCCTCGCGGATGTCGTCGCGATGGTCTTCGGCATGCCCCGCGCCCTGTTCCCGCAGCTCGCCGCGGAGACGTACGCGTCCTACAGCGAAGGGCTCGCCCTCGGTCTGCTGTTCGCGGCGATCCCCATCGGCGCGGTGCTGGGCGGACTGTTCTCCGGAACGTTCTCCCGGGCCCGTCGGCACGGCTGGATGGTGATCGGCGCGGTCGTCGCCTGGGGCGCCGCGATCACCGGGTTCGGGCTGAGCACGAGCCTGTGGCTCGCGGTGCTGTTCCTGGCCGTCGCCGGCGTCGCCGACATGGTCTCGATGGTCTTCCGCGGGGCGATCCTGCTGTCCGCGGCCACCGACGAGATGCGCGGCCGGATGCAGGGCGTCTTCACGGTCGTCGTCGCGGGCGGACCGCGGCTCGCCGACGTCCTGCACGGCACCGCGGGCGCCGCGTTCGGTCCCCGGGCGGCGGTCGCGGGCGGCGGCCTGCTGGTCGTCACGGTGATGCTGGCCCTGGCGGCCGCGGTACCGGCGCTGCGCCGCTACCGGGTCTGA
- a CDS encoding LysE/ArgO family amino acid transporter gives MSTALAAAAAGFGTGLSLIVAIGAQNAFVLRQGIRRDAVLAVVGICALSDAVLIALGVGGVGALVVAWPDALTVVGWVGGAFLLGYGLLAARRVIRPGTDALRTDGEAAGSRRRAVLTCLALTWLNPHVYLDTVFLVGSIAADRGPLRWTFGLGAALASLCWFAALGFGARLLGRFLTRPAAWRVLDGLVAATMVTLGVLLVAGA, from the coding sequence ATGTCCACCGCACTCGCCGCCGCGGCCGCAGGCTTCGGCACCGGTCTCTCGCTCATCGTCGCCATCGGCGCCCAGAACGCCTTCGTCCTGCGGCAGGGGATCCGCCGCGACGCCGTCCTGGCCGTCGTCGGGATCTGCGCCCTGTCCGACGCCGTCCTCATCGCCCTCGGGGTGGGCGGCGTGGGCGCCCTGGTGGTGGCCTGGCCGGACGCCCTGACCGTGGTCGGGTGGGTCGGCGGCGCGTTCCTGCTCGGCTACGGACTGCTGGCGGCCCGCAGGGTGATCCGGCCCGGCACCGACGCGCTGCGCACCGACGGGGAGGCCGCCGGCTCACGCCGCCGGGCCGTGCTCACCTGCCTCGCCCTCACCTGGCTCAACCCGCACGTCTACCTCGACACGGTCTTCCTGGTCGGTTCCATCGCCGCCGACCGCGGCCCGCTGCGCTGGACCTTCGGCCTCGGGGCCGCCCTCGCCAGTCTGTGCTGGTTCGCCGCCCTGGGCTTCGGCGCCCGCCTGCTCGGCCGCTTCCTGACCCGGCCCGCCGCCTGGCGTGTCCTCGACGGCCTGGTCGCCGCCACGATGGTCACCCTCGGAGTGCTGCTCGTCGCGGGCGCCTGA
- a CDS encoding LysR family transcriptional regulator ArgP, with product MMTDLPLEQVRTLLAVVDEGTFDAAAAVLHVTPSAVSQRVKALEQRTGRVLLLRTKPVRPTESGEIVVRFARQLARLERDTRSELGMSGAGEPTRVTVAVNADSLATWFLPALARVPRDPPLCFELHREDETRTAELLREGLVMAAVTSSSEAVTGCSVRVLGTMRYLAAASPEFVARHLSDGPLAETLARAPVMTFDRSDDLQDAFVRRLRRGVGGAGPLRHAVPTSEGFVDAVAAGFGWGMVPEAQAGTLLDTGRLIPLAPDRPLDVPLYWQQWKLDSPALAAVAEAVAEEATQALRR from the coding sequence ATGATGACCGACCTCCCCCTCGAGCAAGTGCGGACGCTGCTGGCCGTGGTGGACGAGGGCACCTTCGACGCGGCGGCCGCGGTGCTGCATGTGACACCGTCGGCGGTCAGTCAGCGCGTCAAGGCGCTGGAGCAGCGCACGGGCCGGGTCCTGCTGCTGCGCACCAAGCCGGTGCGGCCCACGGAGTCCGGTGAGATCGTCGTCCGGTTCGCCCGGCAGCTCGCCCGGCTGGAACGCGACACGCGGTCCGAGCTGGGCATGAGCGGGGCCGGTGAGCCGACGCGGGTGACGGTCGCGGTGAACGCGGACTCGCTGGCGACCTGGTTCCTGCCCGCCCTGGCCCGGGTGCCGCGGGATCCGCCGCTGTGCTTCGAACTCCACCGGGAGGACGAGACGCGTACGGCGGAACTCCTGCGCGAGGGGCTCGTGATGGCCGCGGTCACCTCGTCGTCGGAGGCGGTGACCGGCTGTTCGGTGCGCGTCCTGGGCACCATGCGCTATCTGGCCGCCGCCAGCCCGGAGTTCGTGGCCCGCCATCTGTCGGACGGGCCCCTGGCCGAGACGCTGGCGCGGGCGCCGGTGATGACCTTCGACCGCAGCGACGATCTCCAGGACGCGTTCGTCCGCAGGCTGCGGCGGGGCGTCGGCGGCGCGGGTCCCCTCCGACACGCCGTGCCGACCTCGGAGGGTTTCGTGGACGCGGTCGCCGCCGGGTTCGGCTGGGGCATGGTCCCCGAGGCGCAGGCGGGCACCCTGCTGGACACCGGCCGTCTGATCCCCCTGGCCCCCGACCGCCCTCTGGACGTACCGCTGTACTGGCAGCAGTGGAAACTCGACTCGCCGGCCCTGGCGGCGGTGGCCGAGGCCGTCGCCGAGGAGGCCACGCAGGCGTTGAGGAGGTGA
- a CDS encoding TetR/AcrR family transcriptional regulator, which translates to MPKAVVPEEKRRRRRPTRSGTVLSERLIVDAALRLLREHGSSGLTARRLGLALDCDPSTLYRYFRGMDELTLAIGDALIGEALRGWTPSGRWRADLHAIGLRIHAAYVAHPQAAQLTASRVTGRANELAADEAVLDILRTAGFPLPETVRIYHAFIDQTLAFAALDAASLALPRASQRADDAKWASTYARLPATTHPRIAEAAPLLTSHMLTSAYPTALEMLLDSAAGTLAGLGT; encoded by the coding sequence ATGCCGAAGGCGGTCGTACCGGAGGAGAAGCGGCGGCGGCGCCGGCCCACCAGGAGCGGCACCGTGCTCTCCGAGCGGCTGATCGTGGACGCCGCGCTGCGGCTGCTGCGCGAGCACGGCAGCAGCGGGCTGACCGCGCGCCGCCTCGGCCTCGCCCTGGACTGCGACCCCAGCACCCTGTACCGCTACTTCCGGGGCATGGACGAGCTGACCCTGGCCATCGGCGACGCGCTGATCGGGGAGGCGCTGCGCGGCTGGACGCCGTCGGGTCGGTGGCGGGCGGACCTGCACGCGATCGGGCTGCGCATCCACGCCGCGTACGTCGCCCATCCGCAGGCGGCGCAGCTCACCGCGAGCCGGGTCACCGGCCGGGCGAACGAACTGGCCGCCGACGAGGCCGTCCTGGACATTCTGCGCACCGCTGGCTTCCCCCTCCCGGAGACGGTCCGCATCTACCACGCCTTCATCGACCAGACACTGGCCTTCGCCGCCCTGGACGCGGCGTCCCTGGCCCTGCCCCGGGCGTCCCAGCGCGCCGACGACGCCAAGTGGGCCTCGACCTACGCCCGGCTCCCCGCCACCACCCACCCCCGCATCGCCGAGGCGGCCCCCCTGCTGACCTCCCACATGCTCACCAGCGCCTACCCGACGGCCCTGGAGATGCTCCTGGACAGCGCGGCGGGCACCTTGGCGGGCCTGGGCACCTGA
- a CDS encoding saccharopine dehydrogenase family protein — MRVLLVGAGGVGTAVTRIAARRPFLEAMVVADHDPARAAAAVAALDGDDRFTAERVDAGDEEAVAALLARHRCDVLLNATDPRFVMPLFGAARTAGATYVDMAMSLSRPHPERPYEECGVKLGDAQFARADEWAEAGRLALVGMGVEPGLSDVFARYAADELFDEIEEIGIRDGANLTVDGADFAPSFNIWTTIEECLNPPVVYEADRGWYTTEPFSEPEVFDFPEGIGPVECVNVEHEEVLLVPRWVDARRVTFKYGLGREFVDTLKTLHRLELDRTTPVTVPSAAGPVPVSPRDVVAACLPDPATLGERMHGKTCAGTWVRGVKDGAPREVYLYHVVDNQWSMAEYGSQAVVWQTAVNPVVALELLATGAWSGKGVLGPEAFPARPFLDLLTAYGSPWGVREQ; from the coding sequence ATGCGTGTCCTGCTCGTGGGCGCCGGTGGCGTCGGTACCGCCGTCACCCGGATCGCCGCCCGGCGTCCGTTCCTCGAGGCGATGGTGGTCGCCGACCACGACCCCGCCCGCGCCGCGGCCGCCGTCGCCGCGCTGGACGGCGACGACCGGTTCACCGCCGAGCGCGTCGACGCCGGCGACGAGGAGGCGGTCGCCGCGCTGCTCGCCCGGCACCGCTGCGACGTGCTGCTCAACGCCACCGACCCGCGTTTCGTGATGCCCCTGTTCGGCGCGGCGCGCACCGCCGGGGCCACCTATGTCGACATGGCGATGTCCCTGTCCCGGCCGCACCCCGAGCGGCCCTACGAGGAGTGCGGGGTCAAGCTCGGCGACGCCCAGTTCGCCCGGGCCGACGAGTGGGCGGAGGCGGGCCGCCTCGCCCTGGTCGGCATGGGGGTGGAGCCCGGTCTGTCGGACGTGTTCGCGCGGTACGCCGCCGACGAGCTCTTCGACGAGATCGAGGAGATCGGCATCCGGGACGGCGCCAACCTCACCGTCGACGGCGCCGACTTCGCGCCCTCCTTCAACATCTGGACCACCATCGAGGAGTGTCTGAACCCCCCGGTGGTCTACGAGGCGGACCGCGGCTGGTACACCACCGAGCCCTTCAGCGAGCCGGAGGTGTTCGACTTCCCCGAGGGCATCGGCCCGGTCGAGTGCGTCAACGTGGAGCACGAGGAGGTGCTGCTCGTCCCCCGCTGGGTGGACGCCCGCCGGGTCACCTTCAAGTACGGCCTGGGCCGCGAGTTCGTCGACACGCTGAAGACGCTGCACAGACTGGAGCTGGACCGCACCACGCCGGTCACCGTGCCCAGCGCGGCGGGCCCGGTGCCGGTCTCGCCCCGGGACGTGGTCGCCGCCTGTCTGCCCGACCCGGCGACGCTGGGCGAGCGCATGCACGGCAAGACCTGCGCCGGCACCTGGGTGCGGGGCGTGAAGGACGGCGCGCCGCGCGAGGTGTACCTGTACCACGTGGTCGACAACCAGTGGTCCATGGCCGAGTACGGCAGCCAGGCCGTGGTCTGGCAGACGGCGGTCAACCCGGTCGTCGCCCTGGAACTCCTCGCCACCGGCGCCTGGTCCGGCAAGGGCGTCCTCGGCCCCGAGGCGTTCCCCGCCCGCCCCTTCCTCGACCTGCTGACCGCTTACGGCTCCCCGTGGGGTGTGCGGGAGCAGTGA
- a CDS encoding WhiB family transcriptional regulator, whose product MDDWRQHAACRHEDPDLFFPIGTSGPSLLQTQQAKAVCHRCPVREQCLEWALDTDQTLGVWGGTTETERRALRRRARARRGS is encoded by the coding sequence ATGGACGACTGGCGACAGCACGCGGCGTGCCGCCACGAGGACCCCGACCTCTTCTTCCCGATCGGCACCTCGGGACCGTCGCTGCTGCAGACGCAGCAGGCGAAGGCGGTGTGCCACCGCTGCCCGGTGCGCGAGCAGTGCCTGGAGTGGGCGCTGGACACGGACCAGACCCTGGGCGTGTGGGGCGGCACGACCGAGACGGAACGGCGCGCGCTCCGACGGCGCGCCCGGGCCCGCCGGGGTTCATGA
- a CDS encoding sensor histidine kinase has protein sequence MTRIPLRKRLLVRLLFTSVLIAVCSVAATAWLAVATTTRALREEQGQALADDMDILAELSGYAATHPTWKGVEAKVRALSAKTDRRIALTTADRTPIADSAPEGASLPPRAAATVDPLSTDTYTERGAQLTGVDPRAVGPYRLTSGERHELDAAAAQLRTCYEQRGYESTLTHTPGGRPVVTADDGSSRSPAVDGPCQGVQSQLDTPMSTEQKALRALEKRAEADCPTPAGFDRKPLRLVHATGGAGLAPSVISELDRVDGTKSLSDLQACLDDARIAQLDPYVAPTAQLFLGGGDNPATPRWNMSPANKAKVFGTAGLVLALTVAVSAVVATRLVRPLRALTEAAQQPPDSHARVPVTTRDETGILAEAFNDLAERREKLEAQRKALVADVAHELRSPLTNIRGWLEVTRDGLVEPDPALLGALHEEAVLLQRVIDDLRDLAAADAGTLRLHREPVPADDLLAQVAAAHRVAAQDAGVTLRTGTDGTPWLDADPVRLRQALGNLVANAVRHTPPGGTVTLGARRDGGEAVLTVGDTGTGIAAEDLPYVFDRFWRAEKSRSRRTGGSGLGLAIVRQLVAAHGGTAEAASTPGTGSTFTLRLPAATVPAEDRAEEARTEGERHTARRGPLRRS, from the coding sequence GTGACCCGCATCCCCCTGCGCAAACGGCTGCTGGTGCGGCTGCTGTTCACCTCCGTGCTGATCGCGGTGTGTTCCGTCGCCGCCACCGCCTGGCTCGCCGTCGCCACCACCACCCGCGCCCTGCGCGAGGAACAGGGCCAGGCCCTCGCCGACGACATGGACATCCTCGCCGAGCTGAGCGGCTACGCCGCCACCCATCCCACCTGGAAGGGCGTCGAGGCGAAGGTGCGGGCCCTGTCGGCGAAGACCGACCGCCGGATCGCCCTCACCACCGCCGACCGCACCCCGATCGCCGACTCCGCCCCCGAGGGCGCCTCGCTGCCGCCCCGCGCCGCCGCCACCGTCGACCCCCTGAGCACCGACACCTACACCGAACGCGGAGCCCAGCTCACCGGTGTCGACCCGCGCGCGGTCGGCCCCTACCGGCTCACCTCCGGCGAGCGGCACGAACTGGACGCCGCGGCCGCGCAACTGCGGACCTGCTACGAGCAACGCGGCTACGAGTCGACCCTCACCCACACCCCCGGCGGCCGGCCGGTGGTCACCGCGGACGACGGCTCCTCGCGGTCGCCCGCCGTCGACGGCCCGTGCCAGGGGGTTCAGAGTCAGCTCGACACACCGATGTCCACGGAGCAGAAGGCTCTCCGCGCGCTGGAGAAACGGGCCGAGGCGGACTGTCCCACCCCGGCGGGCTTCGACCGCAAGCCGCTCCGGCTCGTCCACGCCACCGGCGGCGCCGGTCTCGCCCCCTCCGTGATCTCGGAGCTCGACCGGGTGGACGGCACCAAGTCGCTGAGCGACCTGCAGGCATGCCTGGACGACGCCCGGATCGCGCAGCTCGACCCGTACGTCGCCCCGACCGCCCAGCTCTTCCTCGGCGGCGGCGACAACCCCGCCACACCCCGCTGGAACATGTCACCGGCCAACAAGGCGAAGGTCTTCGGCACCGCCGGACTGGTCCTCGCCCTCACCGTCGCCGTCTCGGCCGTCGTCGCCACACGGCTGGTCCGCCCCCTGCGCGCCCTCACCGAGGCCGCCCAGCAGCCCCCGGACAGCCACGCGCGCGTCCCCGTCACCACCCGCGACGAGACCGGCATCCTCGCGGAGGCGTTCAACGACCTCGCCGAGCGCCGGGAGAAACTGGAGGCCCAGCGCAAGGCCCTGGTCGCCGACGTGGCCCATGAACTGCGCAGCCCGCTCACCAACATCCGGGGCTGGCTGGAGGTCACCCGGGACGGACTGGTCGAGCCCGACCCCGCACTCCTCGGTGCCCTGCACGAGGAGGCCGTCCTCCTCCAGCGGGTCATCGACGACCTGCGCGACCTCGCCGCGGCGGACGCCGGCACCCTGCGCCTGCACCGCGAACCCGTCCCCGCCGACGACCTCCTCGCCCAGGTCGCCGCGGCCCACCGGGTCGCCGCCCAGGACGCCGGCGTCACCCTGCGCACCGGGACCGACGGCACGCCCTGGCTGGACGCCGACCCGGTACGGCTGCGCCAGGCACTCGGCAACCTCGTCGCCAACGCCGTACGGCACACCCCGCCCGGCGGTACGGTCACGCTCGGCGCCCGGCGGGACGGCGGCGAGGCGGTCCTGACGGTCGGCGACACCGGCACCGGCATCGCGGCCGAGGATCTGCCGTACGTCTTCGACCGGTTCTGGCGCGCGGAGAAGTCCCGCAGCCGCCGCACCGGGGGCAGCGGTCTCGGTCTCGCGATCGTCCGGCAGCTGGTGGCCGCCCACGGCGGCACCGCCGAGGCGGCGAGCACCCCCGGCACCGGCAGCACCTTCACCCTGCGCCTGCCCGCGGCCACCGTGCCCGCGGAGGACCGGGCGGAGGAGGCCCGCACCGAGGGCGAACGGCACACGGCGAGGCGGGGGCCGCTACGGCGGTCATGA
- a CDS encoding response regulator, translated as MCAHVLVAEDDTMQAELIRRSLLAEGHTATVVHDGPAAVEAARRLGPDLVVLDLMLPVLDGFSVCRMLRLENDVPVLMLTARAAEEDLLFGLEVGADDYMTKPYSPRELMARIRTVLRRSGRTAAQREEPAVRAGGIAVDPVRHEVTCDGVPVECTPAEFHILLALAGEPERVFSRRQLLQCTRGFDRSSTERAIDVHIMNLRRKIEANPRRPVRLVTVFGVGYKLSGTRP; from the coding sequence GTGTGCGCACATGTACTCGTCGCCGAGGACGACACGATGCAGGCCGAGCTGATCAGACGCTCCCTGCTCGCCGAGGGCCACACGGCCACCGTCGTCCACGACGGACCGGCCGCCGTCGAGGCGGCCCGCAGGCTCGGCCCCGACCTGGTCGTCCTCGATCTGATGCTGCCGGTCCTGGACGGGTTCTCGGTGTGCCGGATGCTGCGCCTGGAGAACGACGTCCCCGTGCTGATGCTCACCGCCCGCGCCGCCGAGGAGGACCTCCTGTTCGGTCTGGAGGTCGGCGCCGACGACTACATGACCAAGCCGTACAGCCCACGTGAGCTGATGGCCCGGATCCGCACCGTGCTGCGGCGCAGCGGGCGGACCGCCGCACAGCGCGAGGAGCCGGCGGTGCGCGCGGGCGGGATCGCCGTCGACCCGGTACGGCACGAGGTGACGTGCGACGGGGTGCCCGTGGAGTGCACCCCGGCCGAGTTCCACATCCTGCTCGCCCTCGCCGGCGAGCCGGAACGGGTCTTCTCCCGGCGGCAGTTGCTCCAGTGCACCCGCGGTTTCGACCGCTCCTCCACCGAACGGGCCATCGACGTGCACATCATGAACCTGCGCCGCAAGATCGAGGCGAACCCGCGCAGACCCGTACGCCTGGTGACCGTGTTCGGCGTCGGCTACAAACTGAGCGGAACCCGCCCGTGA
- a CDS encoding L,D-transpeptidase family protein — protein sequence MITHRPGVALLAASLLLTGCGGGVAASTTPAKPRATTVQADAPAPVAGADAPASTAEAEPTRIPGLGPKTLAAVPADAEQVVVVTGRDENSPLSTVVLYRRTPTGWRAGASWPAHNARDGWSEHHMAGDLRSPVGVYGLTDAGGRLADPGTKLPYHRNSSFVVSGAGFEGEPLEGSFDYVVAINYNRRPGTSPLDPTRPLGTGRGGGIWIHVDHGGPTHGCVSISEQHMKDLLGTLDPALHPVVVMGDQTWLAR from the coding sequence ATGATCACCCACCGACCCGGCGTGGCGCTGCTCGCCGCATCCCTCCTGCTCACCGGATGCGGCGGCGGCGTCGCGGCCTCCACCACGCCCGCCAAGCCCAGGGCCACCACCGTCCAGGCCGACGCCCCCGCGCCCGTCGCCGGCGCCGACGCCCCCGCCTCCACCGCGGAGGCCGAGCCGACGCGGATACCCGGCCTCGGGCCGAAGACCCTGGCCGCCGTACCGGCCGACGCGGAGCAGGTCGTCGTCGTCACCGGGCGCGACGAGAACTCCCCGCTCTCCACGGTCGTCCTGTACCGGCGCACCCCGACCGGCTGGCGGGCCGGAGCGAGCTGGCCCGCCCACAACGCGCGGGACGGCTGGAGCGAGCACCACATGGCCGGCGATCTGCGCTCACCCGTCGGCGTCTACGGCCTCACCGACGCCGGCGGCCGCCTGGCCGATCCCGGGACGAAGCTCCCGTACCACCGCAACAGCAGCTTCGTCGTGTCCGGCGCCGGGTTCGAGGGCGAGCCGCTGGAGGGATCCTTCGATTACGTTGTCGCCATCAACTACAACCGCCGGCCCGGTACTTCACCGCTCGACCCGACCCGTCCGCTCGGCACGGGACGCGGAGGAGGGATCTGGATCCACGTCGACCACGGCGGCCCCACCCACGGCTGCGTGAGCATCTCCGAGCAGCACATGAAGGACCTGCTCGGCACCCTCGACCCCGCCCTGCACCCCGTCGTCGTCATGGGCGACCAGACCTGGCTCGCCCGCTGA
- a CDS encoding M1 family metallopeptidase: protein MTHPRRRPALLRREAVVATVPVAVAALLTAAGPATAAGSVGAPGVGDPYFPLAGNGGYHVSHYGLTLGYDPSSRHLTGKAVLTARATQRLTRFDLDLKGLKITGLTVEGRTAAHRRDGQELVVTPARPLRKGQTFRVTVTYEGRPGPVTDPDGSLDGWIPTDDGAFVAGEPQGAMTWFPANNHPLDKASYDITITVPQGRTAVSNGVLLGQSTHHGRTTFRWRQKEPMAAYLATATVGNFQVKQYTTRDGIKVYDAVDPREANAAAPVLKKLPSVLEWESGLFGPYPYRAAGSLVDHAPNVGYALETQTRPVYDSAPDLSTLVHENAHQWFGDSVSLTSWKDIWLNEGFATYAEWLYSEQHGGDSAQKSFDALYAKPATDSVWAFPPGDPGSGANIFGTPVYARGAMTLQVLRNAVGDRAFLRILRAWAQQHRHGHGTTAQFERLAERESGRNLHRLFTTWLYTPGKPSLP, encoded by the coding sequence GTGACTCATCCCCGCAGACGCCCCGCCCTGCTGCGGCGCGAAGCCGTCGTCGCCACCGTCCCGGTCGCCGTGGCGGCCCTGTTGACGGCGGCCGGTCCCGCCACCGCGGCCGGTTCGGTGGGCGCCCCCGGCGTCGGCGACCCGTACTTCCCGCTCGCCGGGAACGGCGGCTACCACGTCTCCCACTACGGTCTGACGCTCGGTTACGACCCGAGCAGCCGCCATCTCACCGGCAAGGCGGTCCTCACCGCCCGCGCCACCCAGCGCCTCACCCGCTTCGACCTCGACCTCAAGGGCCTGAAGATCACCGGCCTGACGGTCGAGGGCCGCACCGCCGCCCACCGGCGCGACGGCCAGGAACTCGTCGTCACCCCCGCCCGCCCCCTGCGCAAGGGACAGACCTTCCGGGTGACCGTCACCTACGAGGGCAGGCCCGGCCCCGTCACCGACCCCGACGGCTCCCTCGACGGCTGGATCCCCACCGACGACGGCGCCTTCGTCGCCGGGGAACCGCAGGGCGCCATGACCTGGTTCCCCGCCAACAACCACCCGCTCGACAAGGCGTCGTACGACATCACGATCACCGTCCCCCAGGGCCGCACCGCCGTCTCCAACGGCGTCCTGCTCGGACAGAGCACGCACCACGGCAGGACCACCTTCCGCTGGCGGCAGAAGGAACCCATGGCCGCCTACCTCGCCACCGCGACCGTGGGGAACTTCCAGGTCAAGCAGTACACGACCCGCGACGGCATCAAGGTGTACGACGCCGTCGACCCGCGCGAGGCGAACGCCGCCGCGCCCGTGCTCAAGAAGCTGCCGTCCGTGCTGGAGTGGGAGAGCGGGCTGTTCGGGCCCTACCCGTACCGCGCCGCCGGCTCCCTCGTCGACCACGCCCCCAACGTCGGCTACGCCCTGGAGACCCAGACCAGGCCGGTGTACGACAGCGCCCCCGACCTGAGCACCCTCGTCCACGAGAACGCCCATCAGTGGTTCGGCGACTCGGTCTCCCTGACGTCCTGGAAGGACATCTGGCTCAACGAGGGCTTCGCCACCTACGCCGAGTGGCTGTACTCCGAGCAGCACGGCGGCGACAGCGCCCAGAAGTCCTTCGACGCCCTGTACGCCAAGCCCGCCACCGACAGCGTCTGGGCGTTCCCGCCCGGCGACCCCGGCAGCGGCGCCAACATCTTCGGCACCCCTGTCTACGCCCGCGGCGCGATGACCCTGCAGGTCCTGCGCAACGCCGTCGGCGACCGGGCGTTCCTGCGCATCCTGCGCGCCTGGGCCCAGCAGCACCGCCACGGCCACGGCACCACCGCCCAGTTCGAGCGACTGGCGGAGCGGGAGTCGGGCAGGAACCTCCACCGGCTGTTCACCACATGGCTGTACACACCGGGCAAGCCCAGCCTCCCGTAG
- a CDS encoding DUF488 domain-containing protein, with protein sequence MTVRVRRVYEPPEPEDGVRVLVDRLWPRGLAKDVARIDEWPKAMTPSTELRRWYHTGEASYEEFSRRYEAELAAPEAAELLDHVRALVREGPVTLLTAAKSPEESHAAVLLGLLG encoded by the coding sequence ATGACTGTCCGTGTACGCCGTGTCTACGAACCGCCCGAGCCCGAGGACGGGGTGCGTGTCCTCGTCGACCGGCTGTGGCCGCGCGGCCTGGCCAAGGACGTGGCCAGGATCGACGAATGGCCCAAGGCGATGACCCCCTCGACGGAGCTGCGTCGCTGGTACCACACCGGCGAGGCGTCGTACGAGGAGTTCTCCCGCCGCTACGAGGCGGAGCTGGCCGCCCCCGAGGCGGCCGAACTCCTCGACCACGTCCGTGCGTTGGTCCGGGAGGGGCCGGTGACCCTGCTGACGGCCGCGAAGTCCCCCGAGGAGAGCCACGCGGCCGTGCTGCTGGGGCTGCTGGGCTGA